Proteins found in one Paenibacillus sp. FSL R10-2782 genomic segment:
- a CDS encoding S66 peptidase family protein — translation MIIGKQAPKLKAGDEIRILSPSRSLSIVSEKNRLIAQQKLEQLGFVVSFSQHVLESDDFTSSSIESRVADLHEAFADPKVKGILTAIGGYNANQLLAHLDYELIGAHPKRLCGYSDITALSHAIYAKTGLITYAGPHFLTFGMLQGNEYTLAYFQKMMLEEGSIQIQSSPEWSDDTWYLDQDQRIFHRNAGPYAIREGEAQGTIVGGNLCSLNLLQGTPYMPSLEGTILLVEDDYESSPATFDRDLQSLLHQPGFDQVRGIIIGRFQQASHMTGKLLRQIISSKKELASIPVIADADFGHTTPQFTYPIGGKASIRARNGMIDLEICE, via the coding sequence ATGATCATCGGAAAGCAAGCGCCCAAACTAAAGGCTGGAGACGAGATACGCATTCTTTCGCCGTCCAGAAGTTTGTCTATCGTTTCCGAGAAAAATCGCCTGATCGCCCAGCAAAAGCTGGAGCAGCTCGGATTTGTGGTAAGCTTTTCGCAGCATGTGCTGGAAAGTGATGATTTTACATCTTCCTCAATAGAATCCAGAGTAGCAGATTTGCACGAAGCTTTTGCTGATCCGAAGGTGAAGGGCATTTTGACTGCCATTGGCGGGTATAATGCTAATCAGCTCCTTGCCCACCTTGACTATGAACTGATTGGCGCTCATCCTAAACGGTTATGTGGTTATTCGGATATTACTGCTTTAAGTCATGCCATATATGCAAAAACAGGGCTTATCACGTATGCAGGACCTCATTTTTTGACGTTCGGCATGTTGCAAGGAAATGAATATACATTAGCGTATTTTCAGAAAATGATGTTGGAGGAGGGGAGTATCCAAATTCAGTCCTCGCCTGAGTGGAGTGACGATACCTGGTATCTGGATCAGGATCAACGAATCTTTCACCGCAATGCGGGTCCTTATGCGATTCGTGAAGGAGAAGCACAGGGTACGATTGTGGGTGGAAACCTGTGTAGCCTGAATTTGTTGCAGGGAACACCGTATATGCCGAGTCTGGAAGGAACGATTCTATTGGTTGAGGATGATTATGAAAGCTCTCCTGCTACGTTTGATCGGGATTTGCAATCCCTGCTGCACCAGCCGGGCTTCGATCAGGTGAGAGGAATCATCATCGGGCGTTTTCAGCAGGCTTCTCATATGACGGGAAAATTGCTGCGGCAAATCATTAGCTCGAAAAAGGAACTGGCCTCGATTCCGGTGATCGCAGATGCGGATTTCGGACACACCACACCGCAATTTACATAT
- a CDS encoding 50S ribosomal protein L25 codes for MSSNGGSIQLTAQPRTEKKGSALRGLRLKGRIPAVVYGSELEGTPVHVDAKEFNKVVRTGRSEVFNLTVEGGETIPVIIKDYQQRDNHWLHADFLKISKNKPLRVRVSIDYQGTPVGTKTGGILQIQETEVEVEGLPADLPSTLEVDVSALDVGDKLSASDLKLPKGVTLHVPEEELLASIIVPRSVEVENAAVAGDAAATEGTEKASENKEA; via the coding sequence ATGAGTTCTAATGGAGGAAGTATTCAACTGACCGCCCAGCCGAGAACAGAGAAGAAGGGTTCGGCACTTCGTGGATTGAGGTTAAAAGGACGGATTCCAGCTGTGGTTTACGGCTCTGAGCTTGAAGGAACCCCTGTACATGTTGATGCCAAAGAATTTAATAAAGTAGTCAGAACCGGACGTTCCGAGGTGTTCAACCTCACAGTAGAGGGGGGAGAAACCATTCCGGTCATCATTAAGGATTATCAGCAGCGTGACAACCATTGGTTGCATGCCGATTTTCTGAAAATTTCCAAAAATAAGCCCCTTCGCGTACGGGTTTCTATTGATTATCAGGGTACACCTGTAGGTACAAAAACGGGCGGTATTCTGCAAATCCAGGAAACCGAGGTCGAAGTTGAGGGTCTTCCTGCTGACCTGCCATCTACCCTTGAGGTGGATGTATCCGCACTGGATGTTGGTGACAAGCTGAGCGCAAGCGACCTGAAACTTCCTAAAGGAGTAACGTTGCACGTTCCTGAGGAAGAGCTGCTTGCTTCCATTATCGTTCCGCGTTCGGTTGAGGTGGAAAATGCTGCTGTGGCAGGCGATGCAGCTGCAACAGAAGGTACAGAAAAGGCTTCCGAAAACAAGGAAGCCTGA
- the pulA gene encoding type I pullulanase codes for MSDFNQLKELEHTTYPTYEGHDLGLTYTPAGSMFKIWAPTAKQVHVALYDNAGLYDQEGNVQDHSGGREFPMSRDERGVWSVELEGDWNKYYYMYRLKWADDTLYYAADPYATAVSANGQRTAIVDLAQTHPDGWKEDAGPTLVRATDAIIYELHVRDFSMDTHFNTGEKGLSAAQGRFAAFTYTGLKDTAGNSIGLDHLLELGITHVHLLPVADFYTVNDFAEQGTEYNWGYDPQHYNVPEGSYSSNPADPEARIRELKLLVQSLHTAGIGVIMDVVYNHTFSVEKGPFEPVVPGYYYRTDEHGQLSNGSGVGNEVASERPMVRKYIKDSLRYWAEEYHIDGFRFDLMGLIDTPTVEQLTQELRSEVRPDLLIYGEPWTGGESPQPLLTLKGTQRDKGFAVFNDNYRSAIKGDSDGTTSGFATGAWDQEELVLKGVFGAIHDFTAQPSETVNYVTAHDNLNLWDKILTVQHLRERCGFPQWEQGQPQDGRAAEQAVTDADPYREVNEHDLLENETVRKSLLANGMVLTSQGIPFIHAGDELLRSKYGDHNSYRSVDVVNAIRWENKARFRPVFDYYQGLIALRRSHPAFRMDHRELVEQHMEVLHSSGHVVAFALRHHANGDAWNQIVVIYNGSDTEQTILLPAESDRWHVVVDAHGAGNEIRYGVAGHRVTVSRWSMMVLYDQEEPAQPSLLTLQDQTTELGENGLEGSDEGTDQEIAGHYEEAALYRTIELIYERADRQYSGWNVWVWGTGCRDGHVELSELDDGRAVARIQVAPHVRRIGYIVRLNQWDAKDIEADRYIDVDLNRSVMQVLIHSGREEYLLLVNDNRAG; via the coding sequence ATGTCTGATTTCAATCAACTCAAGGAGCTTGAGCACACAACGTATCCCACATATGAAGGCCATGATTTGGGTCTTACTTATACGCCTGCGGGAAGCATGTTTAAAATATGGGCACCGACTGCGAAGCAGGTCCATGTAGCGCTGTATGACAACGCTGGATTGTACGACCAGGAGGGGAATGTTCAGGACCATAGTGGCGGCCGGGAATTTCCGATGAGCCGTGATGAGCGTGGTGTATGGTCCGTAGAGCTGGAAGGCGACTGGAACAAGTATTATTACATGTACAGGCTGAAATGGGCAGACGACACACTTTATTATGCAGCCGACCCTTATGCGACAGCGGTATCAGCCAATGGACAGCGTACGGCCATTGTTGATTTGGCTCAAACCCATCCGGATGGATGGAAAGAGGATGCCGGTCCCACACTTGTTCGGGCTACGGATGCCATTATATATGAGCTTCATGTGCGTGATTTTTCAATGGATACACATTTTAATACTGGAGAAAAAGGCTTATCTGCCGCACAAGGACGGTTTGCCGCCTTTACGTATACGGGACTAAAAGATACGGCAGGCAACAGCATCGGACTGGATCATTTGCTGGAGCTGGGCATTACACATGTTCATCTGCTTCCGGTGGCTGACTTCTATACGGTGAATGATTTTGCGGAGCAGGGCACGGAATATAACTGGGGCTATGATCCGCAGCACTATAATGTGCCTGAGGGATCTTATTCCTCGAATCCGGCTGACCCGGAGGCACGAATACGGGAGTTGAAGCTGCTGGTGCAATCCCTGCATACTGCTGGCATCGGTGTCATTATGGACGTCGTATACAACCATACCTTCTCGGTGGAAAAAGGACCGTTTGAGCCCGTTGTACCGGGTTACTATTACCGTACGGATGAGCATGGGCAGCTCTCCAACGGCTCGGGTGTGGGTAATGAGGTGGCAAGCGAACGCCCGATGGTTCGCAAGTATATCAAGGATTCACTGCGCTATTGGGCAGAGGAATATCATATAGATGGCTTCCGTTTTGATCTGATGGGACTGATAGATACCCCGACGGTGGAGCAGCTTACACAGGAGCTTCGCTCTGAGGTTCGTCCCGATCTGCTTATCTATGGAGAGCCTTGGACGGGGGGAGAATCCCCGCAGCCTCTGCTGACGTTAAAAGGAACACAACGGGACAAAGGCTTTGCCGTCTTCAATGACAACTATCGTTCTGCTATTAAGGGTGACAGTGATGGTACCACAAGTGGCTTTGCCACGGGGGCATGGGATCAGGAGGAACTGGTGCTTAAAGGTGTTTTTGGAGCTATTCATGATTTTACGGCTCAACCTTCGGAAACGGTCAATTATGTCACGGCTCACGATAATCTCAATCTGTGGGATAAAATTTTGACGGTACAGCATTTGCGGGAACGCTGCGGTTTTCCTCAATGGGAGCAGGGTCAGCCGCAGGATGGAAGGGCGGCCGAACAAGCCGTGACGGATGCAGACCCCTACCGGGAAGTGAATGAGCATGACTTGCTGGAGAATGAAACCGTACGCAAATCCTTACTGGCAAACGGCATGGTGCTAACCTCCCAGGGCATTCCCTTTATCCATGCAGGTGATGAACTGTTGCGCTCCAAATATGGAGACCATAATAGCTACCGTAGTGTGGATGTGGTGAATGCTATTCGCTGGGAGAACAAGGCGAGATTTCGTCCCGTATTTGATTACTATCAGGGGTTAATCGCTTTACGGCGCAGTCATCCGGCATTCCGGATGGATCACCGGGAGTTGGTGGAGCAGCATATGGAAGTGCTGCACAGCAGCGGGCATGTGGTAGCTTTTGCATTGAGGCACCATGCTAACGGCGATGCCTGGAATCAAATTGTGGTGATTTATAACGGCTCGGATACGGAGCAGACAATACTGCTGCCTGCGGAATCGGATCGCTGGCATGTCGTTGTGGATGCTCACGGGGCTGGAAATGAGATACGGTATGGAGTAGCAGGCCATCGTGTGACCGTTTCGCGCTGGTCGATGATGGTACTGTATGATCAGGAGGAACCCGCTCAGCCATCCCTTTTGACTTTACAGGATCAGACGACCGAGCTAGGGGAGAACGGATTGGAAGGTTCGGATGAGGGAACAGACCAAGAAATCGCAGGTCACTACGAAGAAGCGGCATTGTATCGCACCATTGAGTTGATTTACGAGCGTGCGGATCGACAATATTCCGGTTGGAATGTGTGGGTATGGGGCACCGGATGCCGGGACGGACATGTAGAATTGAGTGAATTGGATGACGGTCGCGCAGTAGCGCGTATTCAAGTGGCTCCTCATGTGCGGCGTATCGGCTACATCGTCCGCCTCAATCAGTGGGATGCCAAGGATATTGAGGCCGATCGGTATATTGATGTAGACCTGAACCGATCTGTGATGCAGGTATTGATTCATAGTGGCAGAGAAGAATATTTGCTGCTGGTCAACGACAACCGGGCAGGATAG
- a CDS encoding ABC transporter ATP-binding protein: MRRHGLRIMARLMALAGPLLPVLLITIVTGVLGFACAIGIIVYGALALLTATGITTGYSMTFLLTLIVACAVLRGVFRYGEQMSGHYLAFKLLAVLRDKVLQALRRLAPAKLEGKDKGNLISLITSDIELLEVFYAHTIAPVMIGIITSLLMVFFIGSYEPVLGWLAALAYITVGLFIPLLTSRMGRRQGMEYRSSFGKLSSYFLDSLRGMKEIVQYGRGEQRLAEINRRTDQLDAKQKSLKHHEGITRAITDAAVVGFSFLMLLAGLYGMSKGQVSFTGMLISVIALFSSFGPVVALSNLSNNLLQTLASGERVLSLLEETPEVEENIGGMSVAFSGAKVDKVTFAYEGQTVLDDVSLTIPHKRITGIQGKSGSGKSTLLKLLMRFRDPQQGGILFSGHDLKEIGTKHLRGLQSYVDQDTFLFDDTIAANIKIGKPDATHEQVVEAARRASVHDFIMTLPQGYDSRVGELGDRLSGGERQRLGLARAFVHDAPLLLLDEPTSNLDSLNEAIILKSLKEQQQDKTIVLASHRSSTMRIADDMFQMDNRRLS; this comes from the coding sequence ATGCGTAGACACGGATTACGGATTATGGCCCGATTAATGGCGCTGGCGGGGCCTCTTTTACCCGTTCTGCTCATAACAATCGTGACTGGAGTGCTCGGATTTGCTTGTGCGATTGGCATTATTGTCTATGGAGCCCTTGCCCTGCTTACAGCAACGGGCATCACGACAGGCTACAGCATGACGTTCCTGCTCACGCTCATCGTGGCTTGTGCTGTGCTGCGCGGCGTGTTCCGTTATGGCGAGCAAATGAGTGGTCATTACCTCGCCTTCAAGCTGCTGGCTGTACTGCGTGACAAGGTGCTTCAAGCCCTGCGCAGACTGGCGCCAGCCAAGCTTGAAGGCAAGGACAAAGGGAATCTGATCTCGCTGATTACGAGTGACATTGAGCTGCTGGAAGTGTTTTATGCGCATACGATAGCGCCTGTTATGATCGGAATCATCACGTCCCTGTTGATGGTATTTTTTATCGGCTCCTATGAACCTGTATTAGGTTGGCTCGCTGCGCTTGCTTACATCACAGTCGGCCTGTTTATTCCTCTGCTAACGTCGCGTATGGGCAGACGTCAGGGCATGGAATACCGGAGCAGCTTCGGCAAGCTGAGCAGTTATTTTCTGGACAGTCTGCGTGGTATGAAGGAAATTGTGCAATACGGGCGCGGAGAACAGCGACTGGCTGAGATTAACCGTCGCACGGATCAATTGGATGCCAAGCAGAAGAGCTTGAAGCATCATGAAGGCATTACAAGGGCGATAACGGATGCGGCGGTCGTGGGATTTTCATTTCTGATGCTGCTGGCTGGATTGTATGGTATGTCCAAGGGGCAAGTCAGCTTTACAGGTATGCTTATTTCCGTCATTGCCCTGTTTAGCTCGTTTGGCCCGGTAGTTGCGCTTAGCAATTTGTCCAACAATCTGCTGCAAACGCTGGCGAGCGGGGAACGCGTACTGAGTCTGCTGGAGGAAACCCCGGAGGTCGAGGAAAATATCGGGGGAATGAGCGTTGCCTTTTCCGGGGCGAAGGTAGACAAGGTAACTTTTGCATATGAGGGCCAGACGGTGTTGGATGATGTAAGTCTTACGATACCGCACAAGCGGATTACAGGTATTCAGGGTAAAAGCGGCTCTGGCAAGTCCACTTTGCTCAAGCTGTTGATGCGATTCAGGGACCCACAGCAGGGCGGGATATTGTTCTCTGGACATGATTTGAAAGAAATCGGAACGAAGCATTTGAGAGGTCTGCAAAGCTATGTGGATCAGGATACGTTCCTGTTTGATGATACGATTGCGGCCAATATTAAAATTGGAAAACCTGATGCTACGCATGAGCAGGTTGTGGAAGCAGCCCGCAGGGCGTCGGTGCATGATTTTATTATGACCTTGCCTCAAGGATATGACAGCCGTGTCGGAGAATTGGGGGACAGGCTGTCCGGTGGTGAACGTCAGCGGCTGGGGCTGGCCAGAGCCTTTGTTCATGATGCTCCGCTCCTGCTGCTCGATGAGCCTACCAGCAATTTGGACAGCCTGAACGAAGCGATCATTTTAAAATCGTTAAAGGAACAGCAGCAGGATAAAACGATTGTCCTTGCTTCCCACCGAAGCTCCACCATGCGGATTGCGGACGATATGTTTCAGATGGATAACCGCAGGCTGTCCTGA
- a CDS encoding DUF454 family protein, protein MKPIYVTLGFLFLALGVIGVVVPLLPTTPFLLLAAFFFMRGSERLHHWFSNTSLYHKHLESFVQTRSLKLSTKVMTLGLASAMLITGFILTPPVWAKVIIALVILFKYYYFIFRVGTVRGTTGETPSPTPSVAALADTTKKRSKMVDSRLLGLVEHSRKYIVLGVLVQWIGLLGSIAAILSMSFVLQQAWTGQVTRKLILSVTAIVVAAIAVRCLCNYAASMLSYRASVNAKKTLRSQIYGKLLKLGPAYTDHTSTSGVIQVAVEGVEQLETYFGRYMPQLFYSLLAPVTLFITLSFVSFKAAIILLICVPLIPVSIIVIMRMAKKLFRKYWGSYVNLGHSFLENVQGLTTLKIYGTDQQKHQEMNTAAEDFRKMTMKVLTMQLNSVAVMDLIAFGGAAAGVLVAVSEYTAGHIGLAGALIIVLLSAEFFIPLRLLGSYFHIAMNGMAASDKIFQILSTEELIQGKESIETTDIRLDQVNFAYDERDTLRNISMDIPQGSFISIVGESGSGKSTVAGLIVGHHEGYQGSLTVGGTELAAISEESRMRHMTWIGFNSYIFKGTVGANLKMGNEHANEEQMLEALRQVKLYDFVLSQGGLEVELEEQGTNLSGGQRQRLALARALLHDSSVYIFDEATSNIDSESEEGIMEVIHALAGRKTIILISHRLKNVVQSDRIYVLQNGLVAESGTHHELLSQQGHYAEMYLSQHRVEQFVKGGAVYA, encoded by the coding sequence GTGAAACCGATCTATGTTACCTTAGGGTTTCTATTTTTGGCGCTTGGAGTCATTGGCGTGGTGGTACCGTTGCTGCCGACTACGCCGTTTTTGCTGCTGGCAGCCTTTTTCTTTATGCGGGGGTCTGAACGGCTTCATCATTGGTTTTCGAATACCTCTTTGTACCATAAGCATCTGGAAAGCTTTGTCCAAACAAGATCGTTGAAGCTGTCCACAAAAGTAATGACTCTGGGATTGGCGTCAGCCATGCTCATTACCGGCTTTATTTTAACCCCCCCAGTGTGGGCCAAAGTGATTATCGCGTTGGTCATCCTCTTCAAATATTATTACTTTATATTCCGGGTCGGAACGGTGAGAGGCACTACAGGGGAAACTCCATCCCCAACTCCATCTGTAGCTGCACTTGCTGATACCACGAAGAAAAGGTCTAAAATGGTCGATAGCCGTCTGCTTGGTCTGGTGGAGCATTCCCGAAAGTATATCGTTCTGGGTGTGCTTGTGCAGTGGATCGGTCTTTTAGGCAGTATAGCCGCTATTTTGTCCATGTCCTTTGTTTTGCAGCAGGCATGGACGGGACAAGTTACCCGTAAGCTGATTCTATCTGTGACGGCCATTGTCGTTGCTGCGATTGCAGTCCGATGCTTGTGCAATTATGCAGCCAGTATGCTGTCCTATCGGGCCTCCGTGAATGCCAAAAAAACGCTGCGCTCGCAAATTTACGGCAAGCTGCTAAAGCTGGGGCCGGCGTATACGGATCATACCTCCACGTCGGGGGTTATTCAGGTTGCTGTAGAAGGAGTGGAGCAGCTTGAAACCTATTTTGGCAGATACATGCCCCAGCTATTTTACAGTCTGCTTGCACCCGTAACGTTGTTCATCACACTATCCTTTGTCAGCTTCAAGGCTGCCATTATTCTGTTGATCTGCGTTCCGCTGATTCCGGTGTCGATTATAGTCATTATGAGGATGGCTAAAAAGCTGTTTCGCAAATATTGGGGCAGCTATGTCAATCTGGGTCACAGCTTTTTGGAAAATGTACAGGGTCTGACCACGCTTAAAATATATGGAACAGACCAGCAGAAGCACCAGGAAATGAACACGGCGGCCGAGGATTTTCGCAAAATGACCATGAAAGTACTGACCATGCAGCTTAATTCGGTGGCAGTCATGGACCTTATTGCATTTGGCGGTGCCGCTGCGGGTGTTCTGGTCGCAGTGAGCGAATATACCGCTGGTCATATCGGCTTGGCGGGAGCGCTGATCATTGTGCTGCTGTCGGCGGAGTTCTTCATTCCGCTGCGCCTGCTGGGCTCTTACTTTCATATCGCCATGAACGGGATGGCAGCGAGTGACAAAATATTTCAAATTCTGAGTACAGAGGAACTGATACAAGGAAAAGAAAGCATCGAGACTACCGATATTCGACTGGATCAGGTGAATTTTGCCTACGACGAAAGGGACACCCTGCGAAATATATCTATGGATATTCCTCAAGGCAGCTTCATTTCCATTGTCGGGGAATCAGGCTCTGGTAAAAGCACGGTAGCCGGATTAATCGTTGGTCATCATGAGGGTTATCAAGGAAGTCTGACCGTTGGAGGAACCGAGCTTGCCGCCATTTCAGAAGAAAGCCGTATGCGGCATATGACCTGGATCGGCTTCAACAGCTATATTTTTAAGGGCACGGTCGGAGCTAATTTGAAAATGGGCAATGAGCACGCGAATGAGGAACAAATGCTGGAAGCGTTGCGGCAGGTGAAGCTGTATGACTTTGTTCTCTCACAGGGAGGGCTGGAAGTAGAGCTGGAGGAGCAGGGAACCAACCTGTCAGGGGGACAACGCCAACGGCTAGCGCTGGCAAGAGCGCTGCTGCATGATAGTAGCGTGTACATTTTTGACGAGGCTACCTCTAACATAGACAGTGAGAGCGAGGAAGGTATTATGGAGGTTATACATGCGTTGGCAGGCCGAAAAACCATTATTCTCATCTCGCATAGACTGAAAAATGTTGTCCAATCCGACCGTATTTATGTGCTGCAAAACGGCTTGGTGGCAGAATCAGGAACGCATCATGAGCTGTTGAGCCAGCAGGGACATTATGCGGAGATGTATCTCAGTCAACACCGGGTAGAGCAGTTTGTAAAAGGAGGTGCTGTATATGCGTAG
- a CDS encoding mannitol-1-phosphate 5-dehydrogenase yields the protein MRAVHFGAGNIGRGFIGLILSRAGYEVVFSDVNDTLVSELRRRKQYTVELANDTKDTETVTNVTAIDGKDAGAVADAVDQADLVTTAVGVSILKHIAAGIAEGIKRRVERGAAPLHVIACENAIGGSAQLKEHVFALLDEATRAKAETAVYFPNAAVDRIVPIQHHEDPLHVQVEPFYEWVVDRSQMAPDHEEIEGILYVQNLEPYIERKLFTVNTGHCVAAYLGYATGYATIQEAMKDDKVVDSIQGALEETGAVLVKRFGLDQGEHQKYISKILDRFRNPNLTDEVTRVGRSPLRKLSPNDRLVRPALQAEEYDILTDHLALGMAAACKFDIAEDPEAVELQQVIRSEGLGVALTRYTSIPADHPLHRQVLEQYDIINS from the coding sequence ATGAGAGCCGTCCACTTTGGAGCAGGAAATATCGGTCGTGGCTTTATCGGGTTGATTCTGTCGCGTGCAGGCTATGAGGTTGTTTTTTCGGATGTTAACGACACTCTTGTATCCGAGTTACGCCGCCGCAAGCAATACACTGTAGAGTTGGCGAATGATACCAAGGATACAGAAACGGTCACGAATGTAACCGCGATTGACGGCAAAGATGCAGGGGCTGTAGCAGATGCGGTAGACCAAGCTGATTTGGTAACGACCGCAGTGGGTGTCAGCATCCTCAAGCATATTGCAGCAGGCATTGCCGAGGGAATTAAGCGGCGGGTAGAGCGCGGGGCAGCGCCGCTGCATGTGATTGCCTGCGAAAATGCAATCGGAGGCAGCGCCCAACTGAAGGAGCATGTTTTTGCGCTACTGGATGAGGCGACTCGTGCCAAGGCGGAGACTGCGGTGTATTTTCCGAATGCTGCTGTAGACCGGATTGTACCGATCCAGCATCATGAGGACCCGTTGCATGTGCAGGTAGAGCCCTTTTACGAGTGGGTAGTGGATCGATCGCAAATGGCTCCTGACCATGAAGAGATTGAAGGTATCCTATACGTGCAGAATCTGGAGCCTTACATTGAACGCAAGCTGTTCACGGTGAATACGGGACATTGCGTGGCGGCCTACCTTGGTTATGCTACGGGTTATGCCACCATTCAGGAAGCGATGAAGGATGACAAGGTGGTGGATTCGATCCAAGGGGCACTGGAGGAAACAGGGGCGGTGCTTGTGAAGCGCTTCGGTTTGGATCAGGGAGAGCATCAGAAGTACATCTCCAAAATTTTAGATCGCTTCCGCAACCCTAATCTGACAGACGAGGTCACTCGGGTTGGACGTTCACCATTGCGGAAGCTGTCTCCCAATGACCGTCTTGTACGTCCGGCACTGCAAGCGGAGGAGTATGACATCTTGACGGATCATCTGGCGCTAGGAATGGCTGCTGCCTGTAAATTTGATATTGCGGAGGACCCTGAGGCAGTCGAGCTTCAGCAGGTGATCCGCAGCGAAGGACTGGGTGTGGCGCTGACACGCTATACATCCATACCCGCAGACCACCCGCTACATCGGCAGGTATTGGAGCAATATGATATTATAAATTCATAA
- a CDS encoding PTS sugar transporter subunit IIA — protein MSIMTIDKVKMNATAKDKYEAIRMAGQILLDAGHITGEYIDKMLEREEIVSTYIGNGLAIPHGTKESKTFIQSTGISIIQFPQGVDFGEEKAYMVIGIAAQGGDHMEILTSIAVVCAEEENMDKLRNAVTPQEIIDLFESEMEL, from the coding sequence GTGAGCATTATGACGATAGACAAAGTAAAAATGAACGCAACCGCCAAAGATAAATATGAGGCGATTCGTATGGCTGGACAAATCCTGCTGGATGCGGGACATATTACAGGTGAGTACATTGACAAGATGCTGGAACGCGAGGAGATCGTGTCCACCTATATCGGGAACGGGCTGGCTATTCCACACGGCACGAAGGAATCCAAGACGTTCATTCAATCGACAGGTATCTCGATCATTCAGTTCCCGCAAGGTGTAGATTTTGGGGAAGAAAAAGCATATATGGTGATCGGCATCGCAGCACAAGGCGGCGATCATATGGAGATTTTGACGAGTATCGCTGTGGTGTGCGCCGAGGAAGAAAACATGGACAAACTTCGCAACGCGGTAACCCCTCAGGAAATTATCGATCTGTTCGAAAGTGAGATGGAGCTATGA